NNNNNNNNNNNNNNNNNNNNNNNNNNNNNNNNNNNNNNNNNNNNNNNNNNNNNNNNNNNNNNNNNNCCTTATCTCCTGATCTGGTACTCATCGGGGGCGATACAGGAACGGCCAGAAATCTCGATTTCTTCTTGCGCGCGTTTGATGAAAAGCTGCAATGCCCGGCTTTCTTTGTGATGGGCAATCATGATTTCTATCACGGTTCATTGGAGCGAATTCATAGGCTTGCCGGCGAAGTTTCAGCCAGTTCTCAATGGTTGCGGTGGTTGACTACACAAGGGATTGTCGAGATTACAAGTTCGACCTGTTTACTCGGGCACGGATCCTGGGCCGATGGGCGGCTGGGCAACGGGATCCATTCCCAGGTCGAGCTCAATGACTACTCCCTCATTGATGAATTCATTGGTCTATCCCGTCCAGAGCGCTATCAAAAAATGGGTGATTTGGGCGATCAGGCAGCTGACCATTTCCGGCGATTACTTCCCCAGGCCTGTGCCAATTATCGAAATATCCTTCTGCTCACCCATGTGCCGCCTTTTCGGGAAGCCTGCTGGCATGAAGGCAGTATCTCTGATGATGAATTTCTACCTCACTTTACCTGCAAAGCTGTCGGGGACACCTTGATGGAAATTATGCTTCAAAATCCACATTCACATTTGACTGTCCTGTGCGGGCACACGCATGGAGAAGGAGAAGTGGATATACTTCCTAATTTGAAGGTAAAGACTGGTGGTGCTATATATGGTAGACCCGAAATCCAAGAGTTGATGATTATCGAGTAAATAGAGCGCTTGAAATCTCATCTTGAAATCTGCCCGTTTTCTGCCATAATATAGATGCTCTGCCCAGGGCGCCCCCCTCGCTCTGGGGAGGGTTTTTGTTGGGGTAAAACACTCGCAATTCTTCTGAGAAATATCATGAACATAATCGTTACAGACCTCGAAGGAACTCTCACCACCGGTTCGAGTTGGCGCGGCTTCCGCAGCTACTTCAAACAGAACTACAGTGCCCTGGCTTATAACCTGTTTTTTGCGCGCTTCCTATTGCGCTTTCCACTGATGAAATTAGGCCTGCTCAATCACCAAAAGACGATGAGCGCCTGGATGAAAGCCGAGATCAGGCTCATGCAAGGCAATCCCATCACAGAAATCAACGCTATGGCCGAATCAGTCATTTATCAGGAGATGTGGCCAAAACGTCGCCCGGATGTACTTCTTGAGCTAGAAAAGAAACGCCTGGCCGGGGCGCAGATTGTGATCGTATCCACTGCATACCAGCCTATCGTGGAAGCCTTTGCCCGAAAGATTGAGGCGCGGGCTATTGGCACACAGCTTGTTTGTGAGAATGGCAAACTCGACGGCATCGAATTGCCGGTTAATTCCTATCACCACAAAGCCGAAAACATATTAATTCGTTATCCTGATGCCCACATCGTGGCTGCTTATGGAGATACGCTTTCTGATTTGCCAATGATGGAGACAAGCCAACAACCGGTGGCTGTGTATCCTGATGCAAAGTTGTTGAATGTTGCTGGAGAACGAGGATGGCGCATCATGCCATCCGGCTATCGGGAGCAATAGCCATAGGCAGAGGGCAACGACCCCCTATGTGATGTCTTATATGATATACTAAGAAGCATCGAAAGGAGTCTGACATGTCGCGATATCCGCTAAATCTACCAGGCCAATTAAAAAAAGAAGCCGAGCAGTTTGCCAGTGAGCAAGGTGTATCCCTCAACCAGTTCATTATGTGGGCTGTGGCTGAAAAAGTTGGGGCACTCAGCCAAACACTCGATGATCCCCAATTTCCTCAAATTACTTACCGGCGCGGGGCGGCTGGAATTCCCACGCCTGTTATACGCGGCACAAGCCTTCGCGCACAAACCATCGTGGTGGCTTCCCAAAACTGGGAGCTATCGATTGAAGAAATTGCTTCAGAATATGATCTCACCAAATCCCAGGTGCAGGAAACACTAGACTTTTACCAAGAACATCAGGATGAAATTGACGCCGCAATCGCCGCCGAAGAAAAATTAGCACCCGATCATGCCTAAGCCAAGCCTGCATCTGGATGCTGATACTTCCAGCAAAGCACTCTACAAAGCTCTATCAGCGCGCGGACATAATGTCACCCGTACCCCCAATGAATGGATGCGCCGTGATGCCAGCGACGAACGTCAACTCCTGGGGGCCACCGCACACGGTCGTTGTATATTCACATTCAATATCCGCGATTTCATCGCTCTGGCAGAACAATATCCCCGGCATGCAGGCATTATCCTGGCTGCGCAACCCGGTTGGACTCTTTCGACACTCATTGAGGCGTTGGATCGAATGCTCAACGAAACAAACGCCGAGGCGTGGGTTGGGCAAGTACGCTGGTTGAACGATTGGCGCTAGAAATGAACCTCCATCCAATTATGCAAATCCCCCGTCGAAGGAATTCTGCAGATGTTAGCATTCATGCCTTGCAAGATGCATATTGCTGATTATTTCCCCCAGCCTTCTCCGTCATAATAACGCGTGCCCCGATGTCCTTTTCGGGAATAGGC
This genomic window from Chloroflexota bacterium contains:
- a CDS encoding metallophosphoesterase, whose translation is LSPDLVLIGGDTGTARNLDFFLRAFDEKLQCPAFFVMGNHDFYHGSLERIHRLAGEVSASSQWLRWLTTQGIVEITSSTCLLGHGSWADGRLGNGIHSQVELNDYSLIDEFIGLSRPERYQKMGDLGDQAADHFRRLLPQACANYRNILLLTHVPPFREACWHEGSISDDEFLPHFTCKAVGDTLMEIMLQNPHSHLTVLCGHTHGEGEVDILPNLKVKTGGAIYGRPEIQELMIIE
- a CDS encoding HAD-IB family phosphatase codes for the protein MNIIVTDLEGTLTTGSSWRGFRSYFKQNYSALAYNLFFARFLLRFPLMKLGLLNHQKTMSAWMKAEIRLMQGNPITEINAMAESVIYQEMWPKRRPDVLLELEKKRLAGAQIVIVSTAYQPIVEAFARKIEARAIGTQLVCENGKLDGIELPVNSYHHKAENILIRYPDAHIVAAYGDTLSDLPMMETSQQPVAVYPDAKLLNVAGERGWRIMPSGYREQ
- a CDS encoding DUF433 domain-containing protein — its product is MSRYPLNLPGQLKKEAEQFASEQGVSLNQFIMWAVAEKVGALSQTLDDPQFPQITYRRGAAGIPTPVIRGTSLRAQTIVVASQNWELSIEEIASEYDLTKSQVQETLDFYQEHQDEIDAAIAAEEKLAPDHA
- a CDS encoding DUF5615 family PIN-like protein produces the protein MPKPSLHLDADTSSKALYKALSARGHNVTRTPNEWMRRDASDERQLLGATAHGRCIFTFNIRDFIALAEQYPRHAGIILAAQPGWTLSTLIEALDRMLNETNAEAWVGQVRWLNDWR